A window of the Sphaerobacter thermophilus DSM 20745 genome harbors these coding sequences:
- a CDS encoding CDP-alcohol phosphatidyltransferase family protein — MANLITIGRLVLLFVTIALIYTHSYPLALLSIGLIVVVFLSDGLDGFVARRRNSTSEFGAVLDIAGDRVVENALWIVFAELGLIGVWAPLVVMTRGFLVDAMRSVGYSQGKSAFGANTMMLTPLSRFLTASRFMRAFYGAAKGLGFVFLTGLFAAGLPDAVGTSFAALYDQQWVRIAGWFMVYAALALTIVRGVPVLFDAMYYVRGYDKQCQ, encoded by the coding sequence ATGGCCAATCTCATCACGATCGGTCGTTTAGTCCTCCTGTTTGTGACCATCGCTCTGATCTACACACATTCCTACCCGCTGGCGCTCCTCTCGATCGGCCTCATCGTGGTGGTGTTCCTAAGCGACGGGCTCGACGGCTTCGTGGCCCGGCGGCGGAACTCGACCAGCGAGTTTGGAGCGGTCCTGGACATCGCGGGCGACCGGGTCGTGGAGAACGCGCTCTGGATCGTCTTCGCTGAGCTGGGACTGATCGGCGTGTGGGCGCCGCTGGTGGTGATGACCCGCGGCTTCCTGGTGGATGCGATGCGGAGTGTCGGCTACTCGCAGGGGAAGTCCGCCTTCGGTGCGAACACGATGATGCTGACGCCGCTGAGCCGGTTCCTCACCGCATCGCGCTTCATGCGCGCGTTCTATGGGGCGGCCAAGGGCCTGGGGTTTGTGTTTCTGACGGGGCTTTTTGCCGCAGGGCTGCCGGACGCGGTTGGTACCAGCTTCGCAGCGCTTTACGACCAGCAGTGGGTCCGGATTGCCGGATGGTTCATGGTGTACGCCGCCCTCGCCCTCACCATCGTGCGTGGGGTGCCCGTATTGTTCGACGCGATGTACTACGTGCGAGGCTACGATAAGCAATGTCAGTGA
- a CDS encoding peptide ABC transporter substrate-binding protein produces MVASRCWTRVILPLLCLTLILPGCTVRGGTATAPPEATATINALPTTDPTAATPESGGSLIIAIPEEPDTLNVSLTTQRAARWVISSLNARLIRVRSDGTLEPQLLREVPTPENGGITEDGRVYTLRFREELRWSDGEPLDARDFQFTWQALTHPSYPATDRSGWEQIESVEISADYLTATVRLREPSASFLETVLAGSSDSSAGLLLPAHALEETSPQDIPTSGFGQETYVGSGPFRLERWTEGEQLVVERNEHFVGPEPRLERIVFRFVPDPRQAINYLTTGEVDLAVDLPETALPDLAQAPNASYLLTPRGGAVASYAFNLNDPDALDEPHPLFSDPAVRLAIALGFDRLTVVKELLFDQTTVGITPLDHTPWQDPTLAAYPFDPVQAARVLDAAGWTVQPDGIRARDGVRLSFTHTTTLGEDPDSVLRRQIQEAFIEDMRAIGIEVRPHNYPLVQIEGPRGVRATRRFDMIDLIDERRGGPEKLVRLFASDAIPTAADPTGGNAMGYVNSDVDQLLEAQARELDHTERSRKIDRIQRQIHEDVPLIPIYAHLEIDVSRRYVQGLDPGPVSGLWWNPEEWWVNRSEAID; encoded by the coding sequence GTGGTCGCTTCCCGCTGCTGGACGCGGGTTATTCTCCCGCTGCTCTGTCTCACGCTGATCCTGCCGGGGTGCACGGTCCGTGGTGGCACCGCCACCGCTCCGCCAGAGGCAACGGCGACGATCAATGCGCTCCCCACTACTGACCCGACTGCGGCGACGCCGGAATCCGGCGGCTCGCTCATCATCGCCATCCCGGAAGAGCCGGACACCCTCAATGTCAGTCTCACCACCCAGCGCGCCGCACGCTGGGTTATTAGCAGTCTCAACGCGCGCCTCATCCGCGTGCGCAGCGACGGCACACTCGAACCTCAGCTCTTGCGTGAGGTCCCGACTCCCGAGAACGGCGGCATCACCGAAGACGGCCGCGTCTACACCCTGCGCTTCCGCGAGGAATTGCGCTGGTCCGACGGAGAACCGCTCGACGCCCGCGACTTCCAGTTCACCTGGCAGGCCCTCACTCACCCGTCATACCCCGCCACCGACCGGAGCGGCTGGGAGCAGATCGAGTCAGTCGAGATCAGCGCCGACTACCTGACCGCCACGGTGCGCCTGCGCGAGCCCTCGGCGTCGTTCCTCGAGACGGTCCTGGCCGGATCCAGTGACAGCAGCGCTGGGCTCCTCCTGCCCGCGCACGCACTGGAAGAGACGTCGCCCCAGGACATCCCCACCTCCGGCTTCGGCCAGGAGACCTACGTCGGGAGCGGCCCCTTCCGCCTCGAACGCTGGACCGAGGGCGAGCAACTGGTGGTGGAGAGGAACGAGCACTTCGTCGGACCAGAGCCGCGCCTGGAGCGCATCGTCTTCCGGTTCGTCCCCGACCCACGCCAGGCGATCAACTATCTGACCACCGGCGAGGTGGACTTGGCGGTCGATCTCCCCGAGACGGCCCTCCCCGACCTGGCGCAGGCACCGAATGCGTCCTACCTGCTGACACCCCGCGGGGGCGCCGTCGCGTCGTACGCCTTCAACCTCAACGACCCCGACGCACTCGACGAGCCTCACCCGCTCTTCAGCGACCCGGCGGTACGACTGGCCATCGCGCTGGGATTCGACCGGCTCACGGTAGTGAAGGAGTTACTGTTTGATCAGACGACCGTCGGGATCACGCCCCTCGATCACACGCCCTGGCAGGATCCTACCCTCGCCGCCTACCCCTTTGATCCGGTACAGGCGGCGCGTGTGCTGGACGCGGCTGGGTGGACCGTACAGCCCGACGGTATCCGCGCCCGCGACGGCGTCCGACTCAGCTTCACCCACACGACCACCCTCGGGGAGGACCCAGATTCCGTGCTGCGCCGCCAGATCCAGGAGGCGTTCATCGAGGACATGCGCGCCATCGGGATTGAGGTGCGGCCCCACAACTACCCGCTGGTGCAGATCGAAGGGCCGCGGGGCGTGCGCGCCACCCGCCGCTTTGACATGATCGACCTCATCGACGAGCGGCGCGGCGGACCCGAGAAGCTCGTCCGGTTGTTCGCCAGCGACGCGATCCCGACAGCGGCCGACCCCACCGGCGGCAATGCCATGGGTTACGTCAACTCCGACGTCGATCAACTTCTCGAAGCCCAGGCCCGGGAGCTGGATCACACTGAGCGCAGCCGCAAGATCGACCGCATCCAGCGGCAGATCCACGAGGATGTGCCGCTCATCCCGATTTACGCCCACCTGGAGATCGATGTCAGCCGCCGTTACGTGCAGGGACTCGACCCCGGCCCAGTCTCCGGTCTCTGGTGGAACCCTGAGGAGTGGTGGGTCAACCGCAGCGAGGCCATCGACTAG
- a CDS encoding single-stranded DNA-binding protein: MFQGLNRIQIIGNLGRDPEMRYTPGGSPVTNFSVAVNRRRRGQDDQWVDETDWFTVVCWERLAEQVDNMATRGFLTKGTKVYVEGRLQVRRYTGNDGMERTAVEIVANRILILSSRGEGMPVERGIPAEQAGGPDFGPPEDDFDDVPF, encoded by the coding sequence ATGTTCCAGGGACTCAACCGGATTCAGATCATCGGGAACCTCGGCCGCGACCCGGAGATGCGCTACACCCCGGGTGGGTCACCGGTCACGAACTTCTCCGTGGCAGTTAACCGACGCCGGCGGGGGCAGGACGACCAGTGGGTGGACGAGACCGACTGGTTCACCGTGGTCTGCTGGGAGCGACTGGCAGAGCAGGTCGACAATATGGCGACCAGGGGGTTCCTTACCAAGGGGACCAAGGTCTACGTCGAGGGTCGCCTGCAGGTCCGCCGCTACACCGGCAACGACGGCATGGAGCGCACGGCGGTTGAGATCGTTGCCAACCGGATCCTGATCCTCTCCAGCCGCGGAGAGGGGATGCCCGTTGAGCGGGGCATCCCGGCTGAGCAGGCCGGCGGGCCCGACTTCGGCCCGCCCGAGGACGATTTCGACGACGTACCTTTCTAG
- the tcuA gene encoding FAD-dependent tricarballylate dehydrogenase TcuA: MGNDVVDVVVVGTGNAAFCAAHAARDHGARVLMLEKGPEDWVGGNSYFTAGAFRIAFDSQDDLVALLADPSDERLPRTDVPPYPASAFLADLERLTLGRTDPVLAKILVEDSLDTARWLRDHGIRFHLQYHRQAYEVNGRFRFWGDLPLGTVGGGEGLIEQHRATAEARGVRIRFESPVVGLLRDASGAVTGVVVDGPNGREEIRAAAVVLACGGFEADPRLRATYLGPGWDLAKVRGTPHNTGEGLMAALDVGAEPYGHWSGCHSIQWDAGAPPAGDRIITNRFSKQSYPIGIVVNVHGRRFLDEGADFRNYTYARYGAEVLKQPGALAWQIFDAKTTPLLRDYEYAIPGVSRVEADTIHDLAVAAGIDPAGLEQTVAEFNRAVQPGEFNPAIKDGKRTEGITPPKSNWALPIDTPPFVAFAVTCGITFTFGGLRIDPQARVLGRNGQPIPGLHAAGELVGGIFYHNYPGGSGLTSGAVFGRRAGVSAAAHAAAVGTRG; this comes from the coding sequence ATGGGCAACGACGTGGTCGATGTGGTGGTCGTGGGCACCGGCAACGCCGCCTTCTGCGCCGCCCACGCGGCGCGCGATCACGGCGCCCGCGTGCTCATGCTCGAGAAGGGGCCCGAGGACTGGGTCGGTGGGAACAGCTACTTCACGGCCGGGGCCTTCCGCATCGCTTTCGACAGCCAGGATGACCTCGTCGCCCTCCTCGCCGATCCGTCGGACGAGCGGCTGCCGCGCACAGATGTGCCCCCCTACCCTGCTTCGGCGTTCCTGGCGGACCTGGAGCGCCTCACCCTCGGACGCACCGACCCGGTACTGGCGAAGATCCTCGTCGAGGACTCGCTCGATACCGCCCGCTGGCTGCGCGACCACGGGATTCGATTCCACCTCCAGTACCACCGGCAGGCGTACGAGGTGAACGGCCGATTCCGGTTCTGGGGCGACCTCCCGCTGGGGACGGTCGGTGGCGGCGAAGGTCTCATCGAGCAGCACCGTGCGACCGCAGAGGCACGGGGCGTCAGGATCCGCTTCGAGTCGCCGGTCGTCGGGCTCCTACGCGATGCCTCCGGAGCAGTCACCGGTGTCGTGGTCGACGGGCCGAACGGCCGTGAGGAGATTCGCGCCGCCGCGGTGGTCCTGGCCTGCGGCGGCTTCGAGGCAGACCCGCGCCTTCGCGCGACCTACCTCGGCCCGGGCTGGGACCTGGCGAAGGTTCGCGGGACTCCCCACAACACCGGCGAGGGCTTGATGGCAGCGCTGGACGTCGGCGCCGAGCCGTACGGCCACTGGAGCGGATGCCACAGTATCCAGTGGGACGCCGGAGCGCCGCCGGCCGGCGACCGGATCATCACTAACCGCTTCTCGAAGCAGTCCTACCCGATCGGTATCGTCGTCAACGTGCACGGCCGGCGCTTCCTCGACGAGGGCGCCGACTTCCGCAACTACACGTACGCCCGCTACGGCGCGGAGGTCCTCAAGCAGCCCGGTGCCCTCGCCTGGCAGATCTTTGACGCCAAGACGACGCCGCTGCTGCGCGACTACGAGTATGCGATCCCCGGTGTCTCCCGAGTCGAAGCTGACACGATCCACGATCTCGCCGTCGCAGCGGGGATCGATCCTGCCGGCCTGGAGCAGACCGTGGCCGAGTTCAACCGGGCGGTGCAGCCGGGTGAATTCAACCCCGCGATCAAGGATGGGAAGCGCACCGAGGGGATCACCCCGCCCAAGAGCAACTGGGCGCTGCCGATCGACACCCCGCCGTTCGTAGCCTTTGCCGTCACCTGCGGCATCACCTTCACCTTCGGCGGCCTGCGGATCGACCCCCAGGCACGCGTCCTCGGGCGGAACGGGCAGCCGATCCCCGGGCTCCACGCCGCGGGCGAGCTGGTTGGCGGCATCTTCTACCACAACTATCCAGGCGGTTCCGGGCTCACCAGCGGGGCGGTATTCGGGCGGCGGGCCGGCGTCTCGGCCGCCGCGCATGCGGCTGCCGTCGGTACTCGGGGATAG
- the rpsF gene encoding 30S ribosomal protein S6: MPTFEPLPRPYELMVLISPEVTDEALTAEVDGISALIAQHGGEVTHVKRDTPWGRRRLAYPINKFRDATYVLYHFNCAPSRIIEIERDLKLNERVIRYLLIRQEGAPAAPEAPAESEAVEAAE; encoded by the coding sequence TTGCCCACGTTTGAACCACTTCCGCGACCATACGAGTTGATGGTGCTGATCAGCCCCGAGGTGACCGATGAGGCGCTCACCGCGGAGGTGGACGGAATCAGCGCGTTGATCGCACAGCACGGCGGTGAGGTGACCCACGTCAAGCGGGATACGCCGTGGGGGCGCCGACGGCTCGCATACCCGATCAACAAGTTCCGGGATGCGACCTACGTGCTGTATCACTTCAACTGTGCCCCGTCGCGGATCATCGAGATCGAGCGCGACCTGAAGTTGAACGAGCGGGTCATCCGGTATCTTCTGATCCGCCAGGAGGGGGCTCCCGCCGCGCCGGAGGCTCCCGCGGAGTCGGAAGCTGTCGAAGCAGCGGAGTGA
- a CDS encoding peptidylprolyl isomerase, translating to MSRREREAYRQRMVILGVVVAGVLLVGILAAGAIYQYLYLPNQTLASVNGVEIKRADYWKMRKLELLNQIQQYVQIAQFSQGEQAVQYQQLAEQAQARLRTVESDPVESTTVSQMVDDQVVLQRLETLGLSVTDADVEQTMEQFFSPEPSASPTPTLGVDPTAAAWATATAEAQVTPTPESTPEATPEATEEAESATPAASPTADGEDEESSAASPEAAEDATPEATPEGTPEPTPTLSPDQVQATATATFQQYKRNVLDEAGMSEEDFRRLVVLPEAARQKVVYALQEKIPTRAEQVHAAHILVATEDAAKAIEEQLRQGADFAELAKEQSADSATAVNGGDLGWFPRGLMVEPFEEVAFSLEPGEISAPVQTQFGWHIITVFEKEADRPVDVETLQTLRNQQFSKWLEEQRAAVTIRWEIPAPAPTPEPSEFVPPPDAPPTPTPTPSPTPTLPPSATPGTDEATPEPTEAP from the coding sequence GTGTCGCGCCGTGAGCGCGAAGCGTACCGCCAGCGCATGGTGATCCTCGGCGTCGTGGTGGCGGGTGTCCTGCTTGTCGGCATCCTGGCGGCCGGTGCGATCTACCAGTACCTCTATCTCCCGAACCAAACGCTGGCGAGCGTCAACGGCGTGGAGATCAAGCGCGCCGACTACTGGAAGATGCGCAAGCTGGAGCTGTTGAACCAGATCCAGCAGTACGTCCAGATCGCGCAGTTCAGCCAGGGCGAGCAGGCCGTTCAGTACCAGCAGCTCGCCGAACAGGCGCAGGCACGGTTGCGGACCGTCGAGAGCGACCCGGTTGAGAGCACCACTGTTAGCCAGATGGTGGACGACCAGGTGGTGCTGCAGCGGCTCGAAACCCTCGGCCTCAGCGTCACCGACGCCGACGTCGAGCAGACGATGGAGCAGTTCTTCTCCCCCGAGCCTTCTGCAAGCCCGACTCCGACGCTGGGCGTGGATCCCACGGCTGCGGCGTGGGCTACGGCCACCGCCGAGGCACAGGTGACGCCGACGCCGGAGTCGACACCGGAGGCTACCCCGGAAGCGACGGAGGAGGCGGAAAGCGCCACCCCGGCAGCGAGCCCGACTGCGGACGGTGAGGACGAGGAGAGCAGCGCCGCTTCTCCTGAGGCAGCGGAGGACGCCACTCCGGAGGCGACGCCCGAGGGTACTCCGGAGCCGACCCCGACGCTGAGCCCGGACCAGGTGCAGGCGACCGCGACGGCGACGTTCCAGCAGTACAAGCGGAATGTGCTGGACGAGGCCGGGATGAGCGAAGAGGATTTCCGGCGTCTCGTCGTCCTGCCCGAGGCGGCGCGCCAGAAGGTGGTGTACGCGCTCCAGGAGAAGATCCCCACCCGTGCCGAGCAGGTGCACGCGGCGCACATCCTGGTGGCCACCGAGGACGCTGCCAAGGCGATCGAGGAACAACTGCGGCAGGGAGCCGACTTCGCCGAGCTGGCCAAGGAGCAGAGCGCGGACTCTGCCACCGCAGTGAACGGGGGCGATCTGGGCTGGTTCCCGCGCGGGCTGATGGTTGAGCCTTTCGAGGAAGTTGCCTTCAGCCTGGAGCCGGGCGAGATCAGCGCGCCGGTGCAGACCCAGTTCGGCTGGCACATCATCACGGTGTTCGAAAAGGAAGCCGACCGCCCAGTGGACGTGGAGACGCTTCAGACGCTGCGTAACCAGCAGTTCTCCAAGTGGCTGGAGGAGCAGCGCGCGGCGGTGACGATCCGCTGGGAGATTCCGGCCCCGGCGCCGACGCCTGAGCCGTCAGAGTTCGTGCCGCCGCCGGATGCGCCACCGACGCCGACGCCGACGCCCTCGCCCACGCCGACACTCCCGCCATCGGCGACGCCAGGCACGGACGAGGCCACGCCGGAGCCGACGGAGGCACCCTAA
- a CDS encoding ABC transporter substrate-binding protein gives MEPRGRGRARLAGRSRLLTLLLVAALIIAACGSDAEAQPERDVTIGLGYVPNIQFAPFYVADALGYYKDEGLNVTFRHHTVGEDLFGAIVAGQEDIIFAAGDEVLQARSRGLDLVYVAQVWNRYPVGLIVPADSDIQSVADLPGHTVGIPGKFGATYIGLLAMLKAAGLAEEDVDIQSIGFTQVPALLENQVDAVMGYLNNEPLQLEKAGLPVRTMAAADAQPLISNGLVVLREYLDSNPDDVRAVIAATLKGVQYTLDNPEEAVDLSKDYVPGLDSEANAADALAVLQATLPLWQTSGTMGETDPAAWESMAQFLDEIGQLGGPVDVTEAFTNEYLPE, from the coding sequence ATGGAACCGCGGGGGAGAGGGCGTGCACGGCTTGCAGGACGGTCTCGGCTACTGACGCTGCTGCTCGTCGCGGCGCTGATAATCGCCGCCTGCGGCAGCGATGCCGAGGCACAGCCTGAACGTGACGTCACCATCGGGCTCGGCTACGTGCCCAACATCCAGTTCGCCCCGTTCTACGTCGCCGACGCGCTGGGCTACTACAAGGATGAAGGCTTGAACGTGACCTTCCGCCACCACACGGTCGGCGAGGACCTCTTCGGCGCCATCGTCGCCGGGCAGGAGGACATCATCTTCGCCGCGGGCGACGAGGTGCTGCAGGCCCGTAGCCGCGGCCTCGACCTCGTCTACGTGGCGCAGGTCTGGAACCGCTACCCCGTCGGGCTGATCGTCCCGGCCGACTCGGATATCCAGAGCGTCGCGGATCTCCCCGGCCATACGGTCGGGATCCCCGGCAAGTTCGGCGCAACCTACATCGGCCTGCTCGCCATGCTGAAGGCCGCCGGGTTGGCCGAGGAGGACGTTGATATCCAGAGCATTGGCTTCACCCAGGTCCCGGCGCTGCTGGAAAACCAGGTCGATGCCGTCATGGGCTACCTCAACAACGAGCCGCTCCAGCTCGAGAAGGCAGGGCTGCCGGTTCGCACGATGGCAGCCGCGGACGCGCAACCGCTCATCTCGAACGGGCTGGTCGTCCTGCGTGAGTATCTCGATTCCAACCCAGACGACGTCCGCGCGGTGATCGCCGCGACGCTCAAGGGGGTACAGTACACCCTTGACAACCCCGAAGAGGCCGTCGACCTGAGCAAGGACTACGTGCCCGGCCTCGACAGCGAAGCGAACGCCGCGGACGCTCTGGCCGTGCTCCAGGCCACCCTCCCGCTCTGGCAGACCAGCGGCACGATGGGCGAGACCGACCCGGCCGCCTGGGAGTCGATGGCGCAGTTCCTCGACGAGATCGGGCAGCTCGGCGGCCCCGTGGACGTGACGGAGGCGTTCACCAACGAGTACCTGCCCGAGTAA
- a CDS encoding DUF3048 domain-containing protein — METEPPRPIAVQIDNAPLARPHTGLTQADVVYETPTEAQLTRFTALYQTKAPDVVGPVRSARLVNLEVAPAHDAMLAYSGASIGVQDLLWQSGINLLIVEGNAAEAGWRDWSRPAPHNLYTSIPSLRAVADRFGWSRPTTGQSFTFGPPPPGGLPSAGVYIPYATGEVSFQYDPGTNRYLRFMGGVPHSDAQTGEQIAPRNVVVIFTTFTTTGIVEDVLGAYSLDVDLHSGGDAWIFRDGQRYGARWERSGPDATFRFIDPATEQEVPLGEGQTWIALVPQWLSATPNP; from the coding sequence ATGGAGACCGAGCCGCCGCGGCCGATCGCGGTGCAGATCGACAACGCGCCATTGGCGCGGCCGCACACGGGCCTGACCCAGGCGGACGTGGTCTACGAGACGCCGACCGAGGCGCAACTCACCCGGTTCACTGCGCTGTATCAGACCAAGGCCCCGGACGTGGTTGGTCCGGTCCGGAGTGCCCGGCTGGTCAACCTGGAGGTGGCGCCGGCGCACGACGCCATGCTGGCCTACTCGGGCGCGTCGATCGGCGTGCAGGACCTGCTGTGGCAGTCGGGGATCAACTTGCTGATCGTTGAGGGGAACGCGGCGGAGGCCGGTTGGCGCGACTGGTCGCGCCCTGCTCCGCACAACCTCTACACCTCGATCCCGTCGCTGCGCGCGGTGGCCGACCGGTTCGGTTGGTCGCGGCCGACGACCGGGCAGTCCTTCACCTTCGGCCCGCCGCCGCCCGGCGGCCTGCCGTCCGCCGGGGTGTACATCCCGTACGCCACCGGCGAGGTGTCGTTCCAGTACGACCCGGGGACGAACCGCTACCTCCGCTTCATGGGTGGAGTCCCGCACAGCGACGCCCAGACGGGCGAGCAGATCGCGCCGCGGAACGTCGTCGTCATCTTCACTACATTCACGACAACCGGCATTGTGGAAGACGTGCTTGGCGCCTATTCGCTCGATGTCGACCTGCACAGCGGTGGCGACGCCTGGATCTTCCGAGACGGGCAGCGCTACGGCGCCCGCTGGGAGCGCTCCGGGCCCGATGCCACATTCCGCTTCATCGACCCGGCGACGGAGCAGGAGGTTCCGCTGGGCGAGGGGCAAACCTGGATTGCTCTGGTGCCCCAGTGGCTCAGCGCGACGCCGAATCCGTGA
- a CDS encoding DUF1648 domain-containing protein translates to MSRTPVDATLGRWRAAASPGGLIGILIIILSVLGAGGAILVLAGVASVPLPTPVIGVAAVLFTVVAVGAAYLVYGYTTIGYAFGDDVLEIRWAGRRYPIDLASVTYIGPAIEVLEERPGRWQRFWPGYYVGVRQEKVGPVRVVATLPLRRQLLISTDTEHFAISPERPVLFVEEYGRLRRALDAQRTDGFPTVAPGQGAQRLAEAGWTMQYPVIAPGRGPRGEQPEAASATGSYQIAAPGRGVSPLLRPVLLADRVARLFLAMAILLNLLMVGYILLKYDSIPQSITLHWNVNGLPDRIGSPREIWTLPLITGLVTLANFGLAWSIVTFDRFAARFLLGGTCLVQLGAWVALITLIS, encoded by the coding sequence ATGTCCAGGACACCTGTGGACGCCACCCTGGGCCGCTGGAGGGCCGCCGCATCCCCCGGCGGCCTGATCGGCATCCTGATCATCATCCTCAGCGTGCTGGGCGCCGGGGGTGCGATCCTGGTGCTGGCGGGGGTCGCCAGTGTGCCTCTTCCCACTCCGGTCATTGGGGTGGCGGCGGTGCTCTTCACCGTCGTAGCAGTGGGTGCGGCGTACCTGGTGTACGGGTACACCACGATCGGCTACGCGTTCGGCGACGACGTCCTCGAGATCCGGTGGGCAGGTCGCCGCTACCCGATCGACCTGGCGTCGGTCACGTACATCGGCCCGGCGATTGAGGTGCTGGAGGAGCGACCGGGCCGCTGGCAGCGCTTCTGGCCGGGCTACTATGTCGGAGTCCGGCAGGAGAAGGTCGGCCCTGTCCGGGTGGTGGCGACCCTCCCGCTGCGCCGCCAGTTGCTCATCTCCACCGATACGGAGCATTTCGCCATCTCGCCCGAGCGCCCGGTCCTCTTCGTCGAGGAATACGGGCGGTTGCGTCGTGCTCTGGATGCACAGCGTACCGACGGCTTCCCGACCGTGGCTCCCGGCCAGGGAGCACAGCGTCTCGCCGAGGCCGGGTGGACAATGCAGTACCCGGTGATCGCGCCCGGTCGCGGCCCACGCGGGGAGCAGCCGGAGGCGGCCTCGGCGACGGGCTCGTACCAGATTGCCGCGCCCGGTCGCGGGGTGAGCCCGCTGCTGCGGCCGGTTCTGCTGGCTGATCGGGTGGCTCGGCTCTTCCTGGCGATGGCCATCCTCCTCAACCTGCTGATGGTCGGGTACATTCTGCTCAAGTACGACAGCATCCCCCAGTCGATCACCCTCCACTGGAACGTGAATGGACTACCCGACCGGATCGGTTCACCGCGCGAGATCTGGACGCTGCCCCTGATCACCGGGCTGGTGACGTTGGCAAACTTCGGGCTGGCGTGGAGCATCGTGACCTTCGACCGGTTTGCGGCGCGGTTCCTCCTCGGCGGGACCTGCCTGGTCCAGCTCGGCGCCTGGGTCGCGCTGATCACGTTGATCAGTTGA
- a CDS encoding ABC transporter permease, with protein sequence MARTARTACVEEAPASPILRDDPQVAPIRVPVERERKRSSPARGIPQRAARWLPALVLGLLALVLWEALSRSGTVSSFLLPAPGDVAETFARALRSGLLWRYARVTLVESLAGFALGTAVALPTGYAIARSRLLSRALEPYLAASQALPAIALAPLLVIWLGYGLRAVAVLCALIVFFPMVVNTALGLRTLDPEPVDAARVDGADRWSLLWHIELPLALPSILAGMRTGLTLSITGAVVGEFVLGDRGLGGLLIIARGNFDTPLVFATLLMLVMLAAAMYGIARLVERWLSYVEE encoded by the coding sequence ATGGCTCGGACGGCCCGCACCGCTTGTGTCGAAGAAGCACCTGCATCCCCGATCCTGCGCGACGATCCCCAGGTCGCGCCGATCCGCGTGCCCGTGGAACGCGAGCGCAAGCGATCGTCGCCCGCGCGTGGAATCCCGCAGCGGGCAGCGCGGTGGCTGCCCGCGTTGGTACTGGGCCTGCTGGCGTTGGTGCTCTGGGAGGCGCTCAGCCGCTCTGGAACTGTCTCCTCCTTTCTCCTCCCGGCACCGGGTGACGTTGCCGAGACGTTCGCCCGCGCGCTGCGCAGCGGCCTGCTCTGGCGCTATGCGCGCGTGACGCTGGTTGAGAGCCTGGCAGGGTTTGCGCTGGGCACCGCCGTGGCCCTCCCGACCGGCTACGCCATCGCCCGGAGCCGGCTGCTGTCACGCGCACTGGAGCCCTACCTCGCCGCCAGCCAGGCGCTGCCCGCAATCGCACTGGCGCCACTGCTCGTCATCTGGCTCGGCTACGGCCTGCGCGCCGTGGCGGTTCTCTGCGCCCTCATCGTCTTCTTCCCGATGGTGGTCAACACCGCGCTCGGCCTGCGCACGCTCGACCCGGAGCCCGTCGACGCCGCGCGGGTAGACGGCGCGGACCGATGGAGCCTGCTATGGCACATCGAGCTGCCTCTGGCGTTGCCTAGCATCTTGGCCGGGATGCGCACCGGCCTCACCCTCTCGATCACCGGAGCGGTCGTCGGTGAGTTCGTCCTGGGCGACCGGGGGCTGGGCGGGCTGCTCATCATAGCCCGCGGCAACTTCGACACGCCGCTCGTCTTCGCGACGCTGCTGATGCTGGTGATGCTCGCGGCGGCGATGTACGGCATCGCGCGCCTGGTCGAGCGTTGGTTGTCATACGTGGAGGAGTGA